GACGATGTCTGTCCTGCTCTTGTCCATCagtctttctgcctttctctctgccgTGTGCCTTTCCACATGGCAGGTAACACTTATTTTACATAGGGTGCTAGGAGCTCGGGCCGCAGCTCCACTGTGGACTCTGGGCAATCACTCCCCTTTCTAGAGGGACCTCTACGGTCTAAAATCCTGTTTGCTCCTCCAATTCTGAAGTGCCTATTACTTTTGCCTTTTGTGTACCTCTGATGTTAATGCCACAAAGAGCTATTTCCTCTCTGCAGGCTTCCTGGTAACCCGTGTACGACTCCAGCCTCCAGCATCCCTTGTCCAGCCCCTGCAGGCTGGACCTCCCACTCTTCCTGCCTTTCCGGGCCTTCTCAGGCCTCCTGTGGGCCCTGCTCGTTGCCTCGATGCTGACATATTCCCCAGTCGGAGGTACCAGGGAGCAGAAACCCGTCCCTTAGGCCCCACCTGGCCTGCCACTCACCTTGGTCCTCAGCCAACCAGGAGACTGAAGCCAGGAGGGCGGAGCTTCTCTGTTGGCCAGCTTTCCAGACCAGCAGCTCGGCTCCGGTCCCTGGATTTGtggttcctcttctctcttctgctttctctcttcccttaccCCCTGGTCTCTCTGAGATGTGGTAGGtagccttgtttttattttactaataaatTTCACTCTTGCAGCATAGGGAGCCCAATGCCAGTGGGTCTCCGTTTCTCCCTCTGGTGCCGAGTGCGTTGCCAGGAGCGCCTTGAGCCCGCGGTTCCCACGGAGGCGGGGCTTGGGGCTCACTGGCCAGAGTGGTTCTGGGGGACGGCAAAGCCGGAGACAACCGGGTTAAACTGGGACTTCAGCAAAACGGCACGGACGAGAGAGATCCTGGCTCTTGACCTGACCAAGCCTATTTAGAGCCAGATTCACAGAGCTTTTAAGACacaaacactaaataaaaatcCGCCCTTTATCTGGATGAAACAACATGGCTCTTGTGCAAAGGAAAAGCTCCATCCAGAGGCTCGGCCAGGTTTCCTGGGAATACCGCGCATGAGGCCAGCTTTTGTGATCTCATGTTCATCGTGAGCAAGGCCCTGAGCTGGGCTTTACAGACATTGTGACCAGGGTCCCACAGAAACCCTGCCAACGGGAGCGGCCGTCACTGTTCTCAGCCGGTGGCTGAGTCCAGACTTGAACCTCAGTCTCTTTGAACGACATCCAGAGCCCATTCTCTGGAagctttgaaagagaaaaaattaaacacGAGAAGGTTCAGCGTGGTGGTTCTTAAAGTGTGGTCCTCCAACCAGCAGCACCAGCATTATCTGGAAACTTGTTGAAAATTCAAATTCTGGAGCCCCACCCCAGACTTTCTGAATCGGTAGTCTGGTTAACCAAGACGTCCAGATGATTCTGTGTACTCTcatgtttgagaatcactgggttAGGGGGTTAGTTTGGGAAGTGAGCTGCTGCCTGGCCAGACACTGCAGAGGGGTTGGCCTTGCTCTCCTGGTAAGTCCCATGGGCGAGGAACCCCTCAGACCATTGAGATAATGCGTTTCCTTTGCACATCACGAAACTCTGGACATGTTAAATGATGGTGATAGCTGAGCCTGTCAGACTATCGTCTAGAAAGGGTCAATAAAACTGACCTGCTCAAGCTCCTCAACAGGCTCCACTAGCAGGTTCTTCTGGCAGCGGCTGAGCTTGTAACTTGTAGGCACTAGACACACGGACTAGAGGCTCCATATTTAGGCAGCCATGGCCGAGAACAGCATGTCTCTTGAAAGCATCATTGCAACTGGCCAAATATGGGAGGCAGTGAGTTCCCCATCATTGAAGACATTCAAGCAGAGCCTTTGCAAACATCTGGTGGGATGTTGAGGTGGGGACTCAGGTATCTGATGTGTCTGGATGAGGCGATTGTAGACAGTCTTCGAGTCCCCAAATTCTATGACTCCCTGCTTTCTAGGTCTCATTCATCAGTGAAACCATAAGTGTTAAAGTGGAGCCAACAGACTGCCCTCTGCTCTGTGAACTCTTTGAATAAGGCTGCTTGCTGAGACATTTATAGAGTCTAGCTGATGGCTGCTGAATCTGGCTCACCCTGGTAGAGGAGTGACCATAGTCCCAAGCCCCAGGGGTGGAGAAAGCTAAGCCAGGACCTGGTTGCTCTGCCTCCAACTGCTCTTAGCCTACCTGTTGGCTACTGTCTGTGTAGACAGGACTGATTTGCTTGGGAGGCATCAGGACTCCTATCATAGGAAGCTTTGTAAGGGTCAGAAGCTGTCatgccttcctctcccctccactgTGCCTCTATGTTTTCCCCCAAGTGGTGGAGGTATTTGGGCACAGGTGACATACCCCTGAGGCACTTACCCAAGAGTAGTTcccaataagaaagagaaattttgaTTAGTCTTAACTTAGCACCTGGCCCAAACACCTTTACCTCCTCCTTTGTACTTAAATAGCTCCTTTCATCCAACAAGTTCAAAGCTGTCTAACAAAATAAACTCACTCAGTCTTGCACAGGACAGAGTAGGCAAGCATTGTTCTTCCCATTTAAGGACAGGGAGAGAAGGTGAGTCATTCAGTGGTTGAGGGATTCTTCTGGAGACAGGTAATGAGTCAACAGGGCCCCAGGGTCATTGACCTGTATTTCTTAAGTTCACATCCAGTGCCCTGTCATTTATAATAATAAGATTAGCTTTGATGAGACATTGTTTGTGTATGTGCACGTGTGTGAAATGGTTTTGTTTCCTGAGAAGAAATGCGGGGAAGAGGGGTCCATTATGCTTGGGGAGGTGTGAAGAGCATCCCTGAAATTCAAACAGCCCATAAttaccatcatcactatcacctcACCAcagtcattttcttcttctttcttcctccttctccttcttctcttcctcttcttcttcttcttcttcttcttcctcttcctcttcctcttcctctcctcctcctcctccttcttcctcttcctcttctttttcctcttctcctcctcctcctcctcttcctcttcctcctcctccttcttcttcttcctcttcctcttcctcctcctcctctttttcttcttcttttccttctccttcttctcctcctcctcctctttttcttcttcctcttcttcttcctctcctcttccttcttcttcttcctcttcctcatcttcttccttttcctcctcctcttcttcttctttctccttctccttcttcctccttcttctccttctcctcctccttcctctccttcctcctcctcttcctcttcttcttttctttttatcatcatcatcatcatcaccatcaccacataTCTTCATTATCACGTTGTAATCAAAGCTCACATTCATTGAGTTCTTCATATAAGCCAGGCACCAAGTTACAGATAagcttatatacatatacataagttcatttaatccttacagcaATTCTATGAAGCTAATGCTTTTGCTAGCCCCACTTCTCAGATGAGGAACCAagtctcagagaggttaggtaacacACCCAAGACTACACAGCTACTAGGTTTTGAAGCCAGGATTCAGATCCAGACAGTCTGCCTCTCAcaacttctctgaacctctgcGCTGTACAGATGCTAAGCCTCAGATTGTATCAGCTGAACTTTAATTATccccaatgttttcttcttcaaGGAAACAGAAGAGTTTACGCTAGAGGATCCATTTCTGAGGATTTATGCCACAAAAGGTGGTATAAGGAGTAGAATTTCTATACAATCTCAAAATAGCTGGAGGACCCTGgccattttaatgcctgagaATCACCAAAGAAGGTCCAGCCACCCCCTGCCATTATTAAAACCACTTTGTCTAtcgaggaagaggaggagaaggaaacaaAGTCAGACTCCTTATATATGTTCATTATTTTAccatttacaaagcactttcataAGTGTTATTCAATGTTTGTGAGCCCCCTGCCAAACCCTGAGAGAGACAGAACAGGTATCATCATCGCCATTGTGCAGCCGGAAGAGTTCAGGGTTAGGGAGGTGAGATGACCCCTAAGTGTCACAGCTGGTCTCACTCAAGCCCAAGCCTTCATATTCCCGGTCCATTGCCCTTTCCTGCACTGAACCACCGAGGGCTTTGCTGGAGGTACGTCTGCATAACACTTCCCATTCAGACCCGCTCTCAGTGCTGGGGAAGGGTGGCTGAGATACATGTCCCTGGAAAAGGTACTGCAGGGCCTGGGGTCCTCCAAGGATAATGTTCCTggtgcttttccccaccctgcaATGTGCTCCCCACCCAATCACATTCAGACCAAGTCTCTGGTCTTTGGCTGTCTTCTGGCCTCCTTCAGCTgagccctacccccccccccctttatgcTGGTTTTGTACCCAAATCTCCCTtggctcccctcctcctcctccttccctggttGTCAGATGTCCTCAGCATGTGCCTCAGTCACTCACACTGGCTTCCGATGCTCTCCACCACAATGCCTCCAGCCACAGGAGGGTCTGATCCCGAGGGGGGCAGAGCTGTGTCTGCTCACCAGCAGGTGTCACCTCCATTTCTCTCCACTGGCCTCGTTCCCCTTCCTAGTTCTTCTTTAACCTCTGGTTCAGCGTTgctgcttttctttcctctgcccCATACCACATCCCGGAAGCCTTTCTAACTCAACTCCTATGGGCACGTTGTAGGGCTGAAGCGTTGGCTAGTCAGCGCCGCTGCCCTCTCTTGTCTCCAAAACAACAAGAATCAAATATCAAAACACTGAATTACCAGGCCTGATTGAAGCAGAGATCCTTAAAGGGATTAGGATTCTAATGAGATCGGTTGTTTGAATCCTACCCGAGTCACCCACCTGGAGTGGGTCACCACTACGCCTTCGGGATATAAGTAAACCATCTGAAACGGCCTCATCCCTCAGTCCCTGGCTGAGGATCGTGAACTGGGTTGAACATCCCTAACTGGGGTTTGGGGTAGAAACAGGTGTGGAAAGAAgtaggaagggggaaagaagaaacttttttggggggttaAGGGCCCAGTTATATCACCTTATATTAGAGTTAGTTGTGGAACTGTCTGTTCCACAGAACAGAGAGCTCATGGAGAGCAGGGGCAAGCCATCTCTCTACTGTCCCCCTGTCCTCCTGTCCCCAGCCCTGGGACTGTGCCAGGTGCTTGGCAGATGTTCAGCAAATGACTGCTTGCCTTAATGTCACCCATACAGTCCTCTAATTACATGAAACATATTTCCAAATGTCCATCTCTCAGCTTTTAAATATCGCACCTTCTCATGTTTCTATTTGCTTGCACATATTTTTTGGACCCATATTAGCCTGAACTGCTTGTCAGAAGACCATCCTCTCCCGGGACAATGGTTCTTCTGTCACTTTAGTCCCATGCCCGGCACCAAGAAGCCGCTCAGTTAatgcattttaaacaaaattatattaaataaggaACGTGGTTCTGATAGTCCATTGACTGCTCAATTTCTCTTGGAATGAATAAAATTTGCAGCTACCTATTTCAATTAGGAAATCAAAGAGTAGGTGAAGTCTGATCCTAACCTGTGGGAGGTCGTGGAGACCTTACGATGCCACCTTCACTCGAGCCTATGGATATTTTGGAAACTCCGCAAGAAAGAGGCTAAGTTTACAAGGGATGGCAGCATTAGGTTTACTCACCAGCCAGGCCAGCTGCCTTCTCCATCCAGAATTCTTGTGCCATTTCCCCATCCGCAGGGGATAGAGGAATCTCCAGGTAACATGGGTAACTTGTTCTTTTCCGCATCCTCTGTGTGGCTGTTGATTAGCCGTGAACGGAAGCCCAGGCAGGTCTGgcttcctctgctctcttcttCCTTGCTCCTCTCCACACCCCTCTTTCGTTCAGGAACAGGTAGCCTCGCCCCCCGTTGGATTTCTGCTACCGAGTGCAAACAACAGTGTGTTTTTCAGCTGCAGGCAAATCTCAGACGGGATCAGGGAGGTGATGCTCTGGTCTGACACCTCGGAACGTCACTTCTTGCAGAGGCCTCAGAAGCTGTGGTCTCGTGGGCATAGATCTCCAAGTCATCGCCACTTACATTGCCACTCAGCAGGGCAGGCCACTTTTCCAGCCACCAATGTAGGTTGTCACGGTTACATCTCAGTTCTGCACCTCCAGGTTCACTCTGTGAGGACGGAGTAGCTTTGCTGATATGCGTGGCCCCGTGTGGTTCTGAGGATTCCCTGTaggtctcctccctccttctcctttacATCTTTACATTCTTACCTCTCTTATGAAACACAACTCTCCCTATTtccatttctccccccccccccccatctctctgatCTCTCTGCATTGTACACAAATTCTGTTTTGGCTTACTGGTCAACCCAGTCCTTGAATCTTCTCATACTTAGAACCTGCACATCCTCCTTTGCCTAAAGCTGGCCCGTCAGTAGATAAGACCAAAGAGCTTGGCGGGTGCTGCTGATGTTGAGTCTGTGCTCGGGGAAGACCTCCCCAGGTGGCAGAGAGGCAGGCCACGACTGAGGAAATGGCTCCTTACTGGGGAGCCGGTGCTGCAGAGCAGGCGGACACGTCAGAGGCAGGAGGTCCGAGCTGCTCTCTACGGGCAAACACTCATCAGGCAGGTCTGCGGGCCTTTCCGTTTGTCCTCAGCCCAGATGAAGTGAGATGGAAGCTTCCTGCTGACGGCCGCTGCCCAGCCCGGCGTCCTTCCTTCCTCTGGACGGTCCCGGTGATGCCTGCCGTGGGACCCATCTGTGTCTCCCTCTTTTAATTGCCTtggaggaaaacaaagaaaatttgattttattataagCCTGGGGCATCTTTGTAGTGCAGTGGGGCATCTTAATGGCATTAAAATAAGTGGCAATAATGGCCTTGGTGGAGGTAGATGGAGACTTTTATCTGTGACGCAAATGGAGAGCCGCAAGAATATTATCATGAGAGCTCACTGGGGAGGACTCCAGTGAGTTGTCAATAAAACTGCCACTCTGGCTGGCAGCCAGAGtcacggtggtggtggtggtgctgctaCCCAAGATACAAGTGGTACCCAGTGATGCATATAATTATGCAACTTATATAAATATTCAGAACTCTGGCCGCCTCTTCCTCAGTCCTTCATCCCTCAGATCAACCCCAAACACTCCAATCCTGCTTTGGTAAGTCCTCTGCTTATGCTGTGTCTCAGGATTTTCTCTACAGTCGCCAGGTCCTTGAATTCATTACATGACCACAGAGGGTATCTTTTAACCCTCGGTTCTTAAAAGAATTGGGTTACGAGTAACCCTGTAAGGCTGGGGGTGGAAGCCTGGCCCAGGGTCAGTGCAGCTCCCTGGTGTATCAGATTCACTTAGAGAACTAGGCAAAACATTAAGCAGTTTTGGAACAGTTTTTTCTGTTAAAGTCAACATGGGTATACTATGGAATATGGAGTCGATCCATGCGATGCTTTAAGATCGCCTTCCAAGGGTTTGTGCTTGCGGTCCCTTTGGGCTGGTGAGTAGGTCTTGGCTTTTGCAGTTCCCTGTCCACCCTGTCCTAAAGCTGTGGGCGCCCTGTGGAAAAGTCCCACAAGCTCCTCCTTAGTCCTTTCTCACCTGCCTCCCACGTAACTGAAATGTGTTTATATGGACCCCTCAGCTTGCATTTTTTTCCCAACTCTTTTTCAAAATGATCTCTTCCTCCAGAACCTTCCCTGATCTCAAACTAACTATCAAAGCCTCTGCCTTTAAAATTCCCCTACAATCCTTTTAGGTGATACACAGAAGGTGTTACACAGCTGTCCACCCTTCTCAGCCAGTCCTCATCCCCCTCCAGGCGCCCAAGGCTTGGGTGCTACAGTGCTGAAGGATTCTTCTCAAAGGCAAATGGAAAGGGTGTCTGTTGCTGCCGCTTCTCACACCTTCTTCCCTGACTCAGTCCCAGCCCCTCCCTAGAGATGCCAGGTAGGCCAGGCCAGGAGTCTGATTATGGGTTTACCGGATCACGTGACACGAAAGAATGTCACTGGACAGACCGACTCCAAATTCACAAGGCCAGTCAGTTGGGCTAGCCTGCATGGCCTCTTTGAAGGTCTACCACAAAACTCTGATTTCATGGGTATACTGCCTGAAGAGGAGTCCTGACTTAGCAAGACGCCCAAGTAAAGAATTTTATGGGACAAGGACTCTTCTGAGGAAAGCAAATAACAGACTGAAGGGAAGGCATTTGAAAGTAGTGAAGatgtaaaagggaaaaaagactTTGCACACACACTCTGCCCACACCCTCCCTGGAGAGGGTATAAATGCTCCCAGAAGTAGGAGACCCACAAGCTCCCTGGAGAACCGGGACTGTGTCTTCAGCCGGGCGCTCCGCTCCCTCCCGGCACCATGCCTTACAACTGCTGCCTGCCCAACCTCAGCTGCCGCTCCGGCTGCCCCTCCCGGCCCTGCGTGGCCCCCAGCTGCCACAGCATCCCCCTGCCCGGGGCCTGCAACATCCCCGCCAACGTGGGCAACTGCGGCTGGTTCTGCGAGGGCTCCTTCAATGGCAGCGAGAAGGAGACCATGCAGATCCTGAACGACCGCCTGGCCAGCTACCTGGAGAAGGTGCGGCAGCTGGAGCGGGAGAACGCGGAGCTGGAGTGCCGCATCCAGGAGCGCTGCCAGCAGCAGGAGCCCCTGCTGTGCCCCAGCTACCAGTCCTACTTCCGGACCATCGAGGAGCTCCAGCAGAAGGTGCGGGGCCTTGTGGTCGTCTCTGAGCAAGGGGGGTTTGCCACAGTTCTCAGCCTGCGGTCGAGAAGTGTGTTTCTTGTTTTTATGCCATgactcttgcttttctcttttactttcagAACGgcttcttttaaaagaagttgatggttttgcatttattttcagTCCTCACTAAGGAACCTCTCATTCTTCAGATCCTGTGCAGCAAGGCGGAGAACGCCCGGCTGGTGGTGCAGATTGACAACGCCAAGCTGGCTGCGGACGACTTCAGGACCAAGTGAGTTTGCTCAGGATGCACGCTGGGGGTCCACATCTTTTGTTTAATCTCCAGTTAAAGAAAAGGGATTCCTGTAGCTTTACTGAACAATGGTTTCATCCATTAGTCATGAAGGATTCTGCAGAGATTGAGGGGAACCCAGCTCTATCGATTGATTGTGAACCCAAAGGAATCACAAAAATAGATGAGCACTCAAATcaatctgttgattttttttgaccAATATTGGGTCTTGATAGCCTCTAGAATCCTCAGTCTCCTGGTTTCACTCATTGCAGAAAGTGGAAAGACAAGCTGGGCGGAGTTACCAAAGATCATCCCTGTGAGTCTTGCCAGTTACTGCTCTGATCCTGTCCTCGCGCAGGTACGATACAGAGCTGGGCTTGCGGCAGCTGGTGGAGTCGGACATAAACGGCCTGCGCAGGATCCTGGACGAGCTGACCCTGTGCAAGGCCGACCTGGAGGCCCAGGTGGAGTCCCTGAAGGAGGAGCTGCTCTGCCTCAAGAGGAACCACGAGGAGGTGAGAccagaaatgaaaaatgaagaaaccTATTCCTGTTTCCAGAGAAGATGTCTCTTTCGCTCAAAACTGAGCTTCCCAGAACACCCTCACCAGTTTGTGATTGGTTGCTGAATTGCAGAATGACACCCTACATTGTCGTATTCATGTTGTGCAAAGTCATTTCTCACCCTTGAAGGTCAGAGTCTCTGCTCTTTCAAAGCCTTGGTGGAGAATACTCTTGGGTTCCTTCCCTGTCCTGGGAGGGCCATGAACTGAGTCTCTTACttgatggcaagaaatatttgataatataaCCTAGTCTTTGTACTATGAGGTCATCTTCAGCCAATCTACAAAGTGGGGAAGGGGGGCATAAGTCTGTCCTTCAGTGGTATCCAAACAAATCCTTGGGAATGTGTCTGAATCCTCACAgtcctggggaggagggagctgggccACATGGAGCACAGATGAGTTGGCCTTGAACTGTCAGGGATTGTCCCACTAAGTTTCTTTTCTGAGACAACAGAATAACAGGGTTTCAATAAGCAAAATGCCATTTCTTTCAGCCTACTGTTCGTTGAGGATAGTCACTCTTGCTTTTATGCATCCACAGGAAGTCAACACCCTGCGCTGCCAGATTGGAGACCGCCTCAACGTGGAGGTGGACGCTGCCCCCACCGTGGACTTGAACCGCGTGCTCAACGAGACCAGGTGTCAGTATGAGGCCATGGTGGAGACCAACCGCAGGGATGTGGAGGAATGGTATACCAACCAGGTGGGCATCTCGGCGCATGGCCACTCAGAACCCAAGGCCCATTACGGCCCTTAGGGCAGGGCCTGATCCTGTGTGTCACCTTCGGTGTTTCAGACCCAGGAGCTGGACAAGCAGGTGGTGTCCAGCGCAGAGCAGCTGCAGACCTGCCAGGCGGAGATCATCGAGCTGAGACGCACGGTCAACGCCCTGGAGATCGAGCTGCAGGCCCAGCACAACCTGGTGGGTGTCGCTCAGACCTCCAGGTGACAAGGGTCAGGTCGGGGAATCAGAGTCACAGAGATGCCCTTGAGGTCCCAGTCTCCTTGACTCTTGAAGCTTGTGAGTTCTGTGGAAGGAAGACTGTAGAGGCACCTGGTCAAGGAGCAGCTGTGTGACATCCCCCGTCTTCCCACAGAGAGACTCACTGGAGAACACGCTGACGGAGACCGAGGCCCGCTACAGCTCCCAGCTGTCCCAGGTGCAGTGTATGGTCACCAACGTGGAGTCCCAGCTGGCGGAGATCAGGAGCGACCTGGAGCGGCAGAACCAGGAGTACCAGGTGCTGCTGGACGTGCGGGCGCGGCTGGAGTGTGAGATCAGCACGTACCGGGGCCTGCTGGAGAGCGAGGACTGCAAGTGAGTACCTGGCGGGAGGTGTTTGGTGAAGTCATGCACACACAGAAGCATACTTCTTAGTTGGACTCCAGGAAAAGATTGCATATTCTGGAAAGGAAATTATGCCTTCACACCAGACATGCTCAAACAGAACTCAGAAAACACAATATAGCCatcgttaaaaacataaaatggcaagAACTATTTGACGTACAGACTGAAATTGTACAGCCAATTCTTTGCATTCGACTCTGATAATATTGATACAAGAGCAgtgatatttcttatattttacgccactgtattttgtAGAAAGTACATTTCTATACACTACCACATCTGGCCTTATATACGGTTAAGACCAGGCAGGTGAAGAGACTGGGGCATAGATAGGTTAAgggactttcccaaggtcactagctaggAATACAGCCTGTTGGGAGTCAAAGCCAGAGTTTCAGAGTTTCTGTCTAGAATGTTGGTCCTATATGATAGGGAGACCGTGAGAAATTTGAATGTGAGCTTTGCATCAGCTGAGCCTGTAACTTGTCTTTTATAGGTCAGGCCCAGTCCTGACAGGCATTCCATTCTTGGGGTTTCCCTGGTATATATTATATGCCTCCCTCAATCCACTTTCCACATCATTCTCTTCCTCCAGGCTGCCCTGTAACCCCTGCGCTACAACCAATGCATGTGGCAAGCCCATTGGGCCCTGCGTCTCCAATCCCTGCGCCCCCTGCACACCTTGTGTCCCCCGCCCCCGCTGCGGACCCTGTAGCTCCTTTGTGCGCTAGAGACGAGGGCTGCCAGAGGAAGAAGATGGCAGGACCCAGGGCTCCAGAGCTTCGAACCGGCCCCGGATCTCTCAACATAGGGGCCTAAAGACACAATTGGTGAGGCTGGCGCTGCCCAAGTGGGCCAGCCAAGAAACTCACCAGGCCATTCCCTGCCTCCTCTTCCTGTTCCTTCGCTGGGGTCTGTTCCTCTTCGCTTGTTCAGAGGACCCTCCCACGTGCCGGCAGCCTTCCCTCAAGGAGCTTCCTAATAAACTTGATTCCCCTGCAAAGCAGAGGCCTTTCTCATTGGTATTCATTTGTTTCGCCACGCCCATCACTCAAGCACTCTATCAAAAGCCACTTGAAAGTCAGGCCAGATAATGACCTGACTCTTGGATACAGAGCCATTCTGTGCCTGGTGGGTGGAGGGCTGGCTTAGCCCCCTGGACCCATGGGAGTGGCAGGAAGGAGGGCAAGGCAGCCGCAAGGccacagcccccctcccccctcccactgtCCCCCTTGACCTGGACATCTCCTAAAGCTGCTTGTATCCTAATCCAAAGTGAGGAGGCATGAGCTGGGGGCAGAGAGAGGCTCTGGAATGCCTGTCTTTTCTAGGCAGGAAGTTTCAGGATCCAGCACTGTACCATCTGGGTTACCGGTGGTCCCGGCGGCCTCAGGAACAGCTAGCGAAGGGACTGACTTGCCTTCTGTACTCAGGACTTCTTCCTGCATAGGTGGCacatatattttttgataaagaaactatttattcttttattataactgtaaagccagtaggccatggccagggctaccatcacggTCGCCcggctcttgcaggttcgcattagatttggacagtcggtaaagaaacaatggagccaaacactgataggccattttctttaatcctagctagcaccggcgggcaagtaaaaacatacactgggctccaaaacccgctcacaaagccactgacttatccgagtttcctagaatcaaaggtttctagctcaccagccttattctcctcagttccccatctccttccttctccagtgtcaaactgcacaaactggcatctcactcagcactccgccatcttggctgcttctcctggcctactccacgtggcctccttctgctctctgctctgctctctcctctaatgataatctcaggaaccaagagcaagctccctttctgcccctattttatagtgtagattccaaacctt
The DNA window shown above is from Saccopteryx bilineata isolate mSacBil1 chromosome 2, mSacBil1_pri_phased_curated, whole genome shotgun sequence and carries:
- the LOC136323582 gene encoding keratin, type I cuticular Ha1 — its product is MPYNCCLPNLSCRSGCPSRPCVAPSCHSIPLPGACNIPANVGNCGWFCEGSFNGSEKETMQILNDRLASYLEKVRQLERENAELECRIQERCQQQEPLLCPSYQSYFRTIEELQQKILCSKAENARLVVQIDNAKLAADDFRTKYDTELGLRQLVESDINGLRRILDELTLCKADLEAQVESLKEELLCLKRNHEEEVNTLRCQIGDRLNVEVDAAPTVDLNRVLNETRCQYEAMVETNRRDVEEWYTNQTQELDKQVVSSAEQLQTCQAEIIELRRTVNALEIELQAQHNLRDSLENTLTETEARYSSQLSQVQCMVTNVESQLAEIRSDLERQNQEYQVLLDVRARLECEISTYRGLLESEDCKLPCNPCATTNACGKPIGPCVSNPCAPCTPCVPRPRCGPCSSFVR